GGATCCTCCGGTATCCCCTCTCCAGCTCGACGAGAGCCGACATGAGAGTTTCCGAGACGTAGCGTCCTCCGTAGACACCGAAGTGTCCTCGCGAGTCAGGCAGCCTTCGCATTCCGGACGAACCTCCTCAGCTTTTCGGGATCCTTGACCCCCGGCGCCTTTTCCACGCCGGAAGCCACGTCCACTCCGTAGGGCCGCAACCGTCGCACGAGCGCGACGACGTTCTCGGGGTCGAGCCCCCCCGCGACGAAAAGCCGCGAACGGTCCACCGACTCGAGCAGCGACCAGTCGAACGTCCGGCCCGTACCGCCGGCCGAGGCCGGGAAATACGTGTCGGCCAGGACGAAGTCGGCCCCCGAGGCGAGTGCCTCCTCGACGTCCCGAGTGTGGCGGACCCGGACGGCGCGGATCACGGGGACGCTCCAGCCACGAAGGGCTTCGAGCGGCTCGTTACCGTGGAACTGCAGAGCGTCGAGCGACACGACGCGAGCGATCTCTTCGATCCGCTCGCGCGGCGTGTCGACGAAAACTCCGACCTTCCAGATCGTGCGGGGCAGCGCCCGCGAAATCCGTGCGGCTTCGGCCGGGTGGACGTAGCGAGGACTCGTCGGCACGAAGTTGAAGCCCACGGCATCGACTCCGGCCTCCGCCGCAAGCAGCCCGTCCTCGAGAGTCCGGATGCCGCACACCTTGACCCTCGGGCTCCACGACGCTCCGCTCATGCCGCCTCCAGGAGTTCGCGCAGTTTCGCCCCCGGACTCGGCGCCCGCATGAGCGTCTCGCCGACGAGAAACCGCCGAACCCCCGAGCGCTCGAGTCGCCTCACGTCCGCGGGCCCGTCGATCCCGCTCTCCGCGACGACCACCACGCCCGGAGGCACGAGGCGGACGAGCCGCTCGGTCACCTCGAGCGAGGTCTCGAAAGTCCGGAGGTCCCGGTTGTTGATCCCCACGATCGTGGCTCCCGCCGCGAGCGCGTCCTCGAGCTCGCGCTCGTCGTGCACCTCGACGAGCGAATCCAGGCCGGCCTCCGACGCACAGGCGAGAAGTTCCGAAAGCGCACTTCTCGGGAGCGCAGCGACGATCCAGAGCACCGCGTCCGCTCCGAGGGCCCGGGCCTCGAGTACCTGGTAGGGATCGAAGAGAAAGTCCTTGCGGAGGAGCGGGAGGTCGACGGTCTCCCGGACCCGCACGAGGTCTTCGCTGCTGCCACGGAAAAAGTCGGGTTCGGTGAGAACCGAGACGGCCGCGGCTCCGGCCTCCCGATACTCCCGGGCGATTTCCGCCGCATCGGCACCGGACCGAATTTCCCCGCGCGAAGGCGACGCTCGCTTGACCTCGGCCACGATCCGGCGCCCGGGCGCGGAAAGGGCGGCGAGAAAAGAGCGGCGCGGGACGGAATACAGGGACCGCGCACGCAGCTCCGCTTCGGGAACTCTCCTTTTCGCCTCGGCGAGCCGTTCGCGCCGCCGTTCCAGGATGCGATCGAGAATCATGCGCGGGAGAGCTCCTCGAGAAGAGACCGGGCGCGCCCCGACCGGAGGGTCGTCCTGGCGAGCTCGACACCTTCGGCGAGCGAGCTCGTGCGTTCGGCGGCGTAGAGGGCCGCTCCGGCGTTCATCGCGACGACGTCGAAATCCGCCCCTTCCCTCCCTTCGAGAACGGCCACGATCCGCCTCGCGCTCTCCGCCGCCGAGCCGACACGCAAAGCCTCCACCGGGTGCGTCTTCGAGCCCAAGTGCCGAGGTTCGATTTCGTAGCGACGGACCCCGTCCCCGCAGAATTCGGCGACGACCGTGGGGCCCGCCGGGGAAATTTCGTCGAGACCGCCGTGCCCGTGGACGACCAGGGCGCGCCGCACGCCCAGGCGGCCGAGAACCCGGGCCAGGGGCTCGACCCAGGGCGGCGCGAAGACGCCGAGGAGCTGGTGGGTCGGCGAGGCAGGGTTGGCGAGCGGGCCGAGCAAGTTGAAGAGGGTCCGCACTCCGAGCTCCCGGCGCGGCCCTGCGACCCGCCGCATCGCGGGGTGGAAAGCCGGGGCGAAAAGAAAAACGAACCCGTGCTCGTCGAGCATCCGGGCCGCCCGTTCGGCGTCGAGTTCCACGGGCACTCCGAGCTTCTCGAGCACGTCGGCTCCGCCGACCTTCCCGGACATGGCCCGGTTGCCGTGTTTCGCCACGGCCACACCGCTCGCCGCCGCCACGAGCGCCGCCGCCGTGGAGATGTTGAAGGTCCCCGCGCCGTCGCCGCCGGTCCCGCACGTGTCGAGAAGGGGGAAGCGGGAGGATCGCACGGGCACGGCGTGTCTGCGGAGCTCTCTCGCGGCACCCGCGATCTCCTCCACGGTCTCCCCCCGGACGCGCAACGCCATGAGGAAGGCCCCGATTTGCGCCTCCGTGGCCTTCCCTTCCACGATTTCGCGGAGCGCCGCCGCAGCTTCCTCCTCCCCGAGGGTTCTTCCCAGCGCGAGGCGTTCGAGAACGGACACGATGCTCATTTCGCCCCGTAGTGACGAACGAAATTCCGGAGGAGGTTCTTTCCCTCGCGGGTGAGAATGGACTCCGGATGGAACTGGATGCCTTCGACCGGATGCCTTCGGTGGCGCAACCCCATGATTTCTCCCTCGGCCGTCCACGCCGACCGCTCGAGTTCGTCGGGCAGCGAGGCCGGATCGACCAGGAGCGAGTGGTAGCGAGTGGCTTCGAAAGGATTCGGCAAGCCCGAGAAGATCGTCTTGCCGTCGTGGAGGATGGGCGAGGTTTTCCCGTGCATGATGCGCTCCGCCCGGACCACCCGACCGCCGTAAGCAGCCCCGATGGCCTGGTGTCCGAGGCACACCCCCAGGACGGGGATTTCCGGGCCGAGGGCCCGCACGAGCTCGACGGAAATCCCCGCCTCGGCGGGCGTGCAGGGACCGGGAGAGATCACGATGGCCGAAGGGTGCCGCTTGCGGACCTCCTCCACGGTGATGGCGTCGTTGCGGTACACTTCCACCTCGCAGCCGATCTCGCCGAGGTACTGCACCAGGTTGTACGTGAAGGAGTCGTAGTTATCGATCACGAGGATCATGAGCCGCCTCCTCGGCGAGGCGCACGGCCTGCACGAGAGCGCGCGCCTTGTTGACGCACTCCGCGTGCTCGCGCTCGGGAACCGAATCCGCCACGATCCCGGCTCCCGCCCCCACGAACACCCGCCGTCCGCGGGCCACGAGCGTCCGGATGGCGATGCAGGTGTCCATGGCTCCGTCGAAGCCGAAGTAGCCGACGGCTCCACCGTAGGGCCCGCGACGCACGGGTTCGAGCTCTTCGATGATTTCCATCGCGCGCACCTTGGGAGCCCCGGTGAGGGTCCCGGCCGGGAAAGTCGCCCGCACCACGTCGAAGGCATCGGCTCCCTCCCGGAGCCTGCCGGTGACGTTGGAGACCAGGTGCATCACGTGGGAGTA
This Candidatus Binatia bacterium DNA region includes the following protein-coding sequences:
- the trpD gene encoding anthranilate phosphoribosyltransferase, with amino-acid sequence MSIVSVLERLALGRTLGEEEAAAALREIVEGKATEAQIGAFLMALRVRGETVEEIAGAARELRRHAVPVRSSRFPLLDTCGTGGDGAGTFNISTAAALVAAASGVAVAKHGNRAMSGKVGGADVLEKLGVPVELDAERAARMLDEHGFVFLFAPAFHPAMRRVAGPRRELGVRTLFNLLGPLANPASPTHQLLGVFAPPWVEPLARVLGRLGVRRALVVHGHGGLDEISPAGPTVVAEFCGDGVRRYEIEPRHLGSKTHPVEALRVGSAAESARRIVAVLEGREGADFDVVAMNAGAALYAAERTSSLAEGVELARTTLRSGRARSLLEELSRA
- the trpF gene encoding N-(5'-phosphoribosyl)anthranilate isomerase, whose product is MSGASWSPRVKVCGIRTLEDGLLAAEAGVDAVGFNFVPTSPRYVHPAEAARISRALPRTIWKVGVFVDTPRERIEEIARVVSLDALQFHGNEPLEALRGWSVPVIRAVRVRHTRDVEEALASGADFVLADTYFPASAGGTGRTFDWSLLESVDRSRLFVAGGLDPENVVALVRRLRPYGVDVASGVEKAPGVKDPEKLRRFVRNAKAA
- the trpC gene encoding indole-3-glycerol phosphate synthase — encoded protein: MILDRILERRRERLAEAKRRVPEAELRARSLYSVPRRSFLAALSAPGRRIVAEVKRASPSRGEIRSGADAAEIAREYREAGAAAVSVLTEPDFFRGSSEDLVRVRETVDLPLLRKDFLFDPYQVLEARALGADAVLWIVAALPRSALSELLACASEAGLDSLVEVHDERELEDALAAGATIVGINNRDLRTFETSLEVTERLVRLVPPGVVVVAESGIDGPADVRRLERSGVRRFLVGETLMRAPSPGAKLRELLEAA
- a CDS encoding glutamine amidotransferase, which translates into the protein MILVIDNYDSFTYNLVQYLGEIGCEVEVYRNDAITVEEVRKRHPSAIVISPGPCTPAEAGISVELVRALGPEIPVLGVCLGHQAIGAAYGGRVVRAERIMHGKTSPILHDGKTIFSGLPNPFEATRYHSLLVDPASLPDELERSAWTAEGEIMGLRHRRHPVEGIQFHPESILTREGKNLLRNFVRHYGAK